The genomic segment AAAAAAAGCCTGCAAGCTGCCGAACGGCAGCGAGCGGATGTGGCGCGAGCACGCCGACGTTGGATCCGAGAGCAAGGCATGCTTGATCCCGCCCGGTTGGTGTTTATCGACGAGACCGCGGTCAGCACAAACTTGGCGCGGCTCAGGGGGCGTGCTCCGAGCGGCGACAGGGTGATCGGCACCGTTCCGCTTGGAGCATGGGAGACGATCACCTTCGTTGCTGCCTTGCGCCACAACAAAATGACCGCCCCAATGGTGGTTGAAGGTGCCATGACTGGAGAGATGTTCCTCGCCTATATCGAGCAGTGCTTGGTTCCCACGCTCCGGCGCAACGACATCGTCGTGATGGATAACTGCCGCGTCCACATGGGGCCCGCCATTCGCGAGGCGATTGAGAAAGCGCACGCGACGCTGCGCTACCTGCCGAAATACTCGCCCGACCTCAATCCAATCGAACTGCCTTACA from the Candidatus Saccharimonadia bacterium genome contains:
- a CDS encoding IS630 family transposase; this encodes KKSLQAAERQRADVARARRRWIREQGMLDPARLVFIDETAVSTNLARLRGRAPSGDRVIGTVPLGAWETITFVAALRHNKMTAPMVVEGAMTGEMFLAYIEQCLVPTLRRNDIVVMDNCRVHMGPAIREAIEKAHATLRYLPKYSPDLNPIELPYSKFKAFLRKVAARTVPGLTRAIRSFVPQLGPRECANYFRHAGYASI